A window from Streptomyces sp. NBC_00271 encodes these proteins:
- a CDS encoding NmrA/HSCARG family protein, which translates to MNVDQSVLVLGATGGQGGAVVSALLSRGAAVRGLVRNPRSTAARALAARGVEVVGGDLMDRESLASAMRGVAGVFAMTTPFESGPAAEIAQGRTILAAARHARVPHLVFSSVAGADQDTGVPHFETKAVIERELAAGEVPYTILGPTYFFDNALGGEDRIRQGVLDLPLPPDRPLQQLARPDLGEFAAAVFAAPDAFAGQRIELAGDAPTPDDMAAALSTAVGATVRHHEVQLDEIGNDDMRAMWTFLRGPGYRVDLPALHAAPPRLRWTSFADWAENTFSTTP; encoded by the coding sequence ATGAATGTCGACCAGTCGGTACTGGTTCTCGGAGCGACCGGAGGACAGGGCGGCGCCGTCGTCAGCGCGTTGCTGTCCCGCGGCGCCGCCGTCCGTGGCCTGGTCCGCAACCCTCGATCCACTGCGGCCCGCGCCCTGGCCGCCCGCGGCGTCGAGGTGGTGGGCGGGGATCTCATGGACCGCGAGTCCCTGGCCTCAGCCATGCGGGGCGTAGCCGGTGTGTTCGCGATGACCACGCCCTTCGAGTCAGGACCGGCCGCCGAGATCGCACAGGGCCGGACCATTCTCGCCGCCGCCCGTCATGCTCGTGTGCCACACCTGGTCTTCAGTTCCGTGGCAGGTGCCGACCAGGACACGGGCGTACCGCACTTCGAGACCAAGGCCGTCATCGAGCGGGAACTGGCCGCAGGCGAGGTGCCCTACACGATCCTGGGGCCCACCTACTTCTTCGACAACGCCCTCGGCGGCGAGGACCGGATCCGCCAGGGGGTGCTCGATCTGCCCCTGCCACCGGACCGTCCGCTGCAGCAACTGGCACGCCCCGATCTGGGCGAGTTCGCTGCCGCCGTCTTCGCCGCGCCCGACGCGTTCGCCGGGCAGCGCATCGAGCTGGCCGGCGACGCCCCCACGCCCGATGACATGGCAGCCGCGTTGAGCACGGCAGTCGGTGCGACCGTCCGCCACCACGAAGTACAGCTCGACGAGATCGGCAACGACGACATGCGGGCGATGTGGACGTTCCTGCGTGGCCCCGGCTACCGCGTCGACCTGCCGGCGCTGCACGCCGCCCCTCCCCGTCTGCGCTGGACGTCGTTCGCCGACTGGGCCGAAAACACCTTCTCAACGACACCATGA
- a CDS encoding RNA polymerase sigma-70 factor: MSKVEEFEELRPLLFSIAYRILGSVGEAEDAVQETWLRFDGSSTRPTSTKAFLSAAVTRISIDVLRSARVRREEYVGPWFPEPLLSDPYQDPARAVELADSVSMAALLLLERLSPLERAVFVLREVFAFEFDEVAAAVGRSAVACRQLLVRARRHMEAGRPRFEADRQERHELATRFFDALKSGDVDGLRDLLAADVQLVGDGGGKAPQLAKAVMGAQNVARVLGTVFPLMSRIDVTFEPHEVNGQPGAIFRDRDGKVLHTLALDVLDGQIQTIRTVINPDKLGHLGPVADAWAVDREVKQARRQMN, translated from the coding sequence GTGAGCAAGGTCGAGGAGTTCGAGGAGCTGCGGCCGCTGCTGTTTTCGATCGCCTACCGGATTCTGGGCAGCGTGGGCGAGGCCGAGGACGCGGTGCAGGAGACATGGCTGCGTTTTGACGGCTCGTCGACCCGGCCCACGTCGACCAAGGCTTTCCTGTCGGCCGCGGTGACACGGATCTCCATCGATGTGCTGCGTTCCGCACGGGTGCGGCGGGAGGAGTACGTGGGCCCGTGGTTTCCCGAGCCGCTGCTGAGCGATCCGTACCAGGATCCGGCACGGGCGGTGGAGCTGGCCGACTCGGTGTCGATGGCGGCGCTGTTGCTGCTGGAGCGGCTCAGCCCGCTGGAGCGGGCGGTGTTCGTGCTGCGGGAGGTCTTCGCCTTCGAGTTCGACGAGGTCGCCGCGGCGGTGGGGCGTTCGGCGGTGGCGTGCCGGCAGCTGCTGGTGCGGGCGCGGCGACACATGGAGGCCGGGCGGCCGCGGTTCGAAGCGGACCGGCAGGAGCGGCACGAGCTGGCGACGCGGTTCTTCGACGCGCTGAAGAGCGGCGATGTGGACGGGCTGCGGGATCTGCTGGCCGCCGACGTACAACTGGTCGGGGACGGTGGCGGCAAGGCCCCGCAGCTGGCCAAGGCCGTCATGGGCGCGCAGAACGTGGCCCGGGTGCTGGGCACGGTCTTCCCCTTGATGAGCCGGATCGACGTGACGTTCGAGCCGCACGAGGTCAACGGCCAGCCCGGCGCGATCTTCCGGGACCGGGACGGCAAGGTGCTCCACACCCTGGCCCTCGACGTGCTCGACGGGCAGATCCAGACCATCCGCACGGTGATCAATCCCGACAAGCTCGGCCACCTCGGGCCGGTCGCCGACGCCTGGGCCGTCGACCGCGAGGTGAAGCAGGCCCGCCGACAGATGAACTGA
- a CDS encoding carboxymuconolactone decarboxylase family protein — translation MDARLNYFADPTAGKALKYFMSAGKALKDSPLPAATQELVALRVSQINGCAACIDMHTKEAAAAGETSVRLNLVAVWREATVFTEAERAALELAEEGTRIADAARGVGDEVWAHAAKHYDEDQLTALVVLVSFMNAVNRLNIITRQPAGNYEAGQFH, via the coding sequence ATGGACGCGCGACTGAACTACTTCGCCGACCCGACCGCCGGAAAGGCCCTCAAATACTTCATGTCGGCAGGCAAGGCGCTCAAGGACTCGCCGCTGCCGGCCGCGACGCAGGAGCTGGTGGCACTGCGCGTGAGCCAGATCAACGGATGCGCCGCCTGCATCGACATGCACACCAAGGAGGCCGCCGCTGCCGGCGAGACCTCGGTGCGCCTCAACCTGGTCGCGGTGTGGCGTGAGGCCACGGTCTTCACCGAGGCCGAGCGTGCCGCGCTGGAGCTGGCGGAGGAGGGGACCCGCATCGCGGACGCGGCCCGTGGGGTCGGCGACGAGGTGTGGGCGCATGCTGCCAAGCACTATGACGAGGACCAGCTCACCGCCCTGGTGGTCCTGGTCTCCTTCATGAACGCGGTGAACCGGCTGAACATCATCACCCGGCAGCCGGCCGGCAACTACGAGGCGGGGCAGTTCCATTGA
- a CDS encoding YlcI/YnfO family protein: MKHVNLRLPDDLHEQAKAAADADDRSLNSWLVSLVRRAVADDERPSAQGA; this comes from the coding sequence ATGAAGCATGTGAACCTGAGACTCCCTGACGATCTGCACGAGCAGGCCAAGGCCGCCGCCGACGCTGACGACCGCTCCCTGAACTCATGGCTTGTATCGCTCGTACGCCGCGCTGTCGCGGATGATGAACGCCCCTCCGCCCAGGGGGCGTAG
- a CDS encoding zinc ribbon domain-containing protein, whose amino-acid sequence MDKNSRKSQAEFVCSFCGFTCNADTNAATNVAAGQGGIPRPRRSAGAGGMTTATSRSSIREPQPTRVGIPLF is encoded by the coding sequence ATCGACAAGAACTCGCGCAAGAGCCAAGCCGAGTTCGTCTGCTCCTTCTGCGGCTTCACCTGCAACGCAGATACCAACGCAGCAACCAACGTCGCGGCAGGACAGGGCGGGATTCCCCGCCCCCGGCGATCAGCCGGTGCCGGAGGGATGACAACGGCCACCAGCCGTTCGAGCATCCGTGAACCTCAACCCACCCGGGTTGGAATCCCCCTCTTTTAA
- a CDS encoding maleylpyruvate isomerase family mycothiol-dependent enzyme, with product MEPVAGPDVRGAVPEGLGAAIRDTAEEIAALLRAGAGMERRVPQSQWSVGEAAAHLALANELMADIAAGRARSYGDGTAQSLAAANEQALAAFGERGAEPLAGMIVEQAGACLKALEERSAEGTVVTPLGPMGPDVLGSYLLTHMLGHGYDLARALGRAHMIDRERVRLTLPFLMTVMPRVTDTARTAGLSACYAIRLWGGGRFGVRVAGGAVSVGERLPGRTDCTILIEPVTFLLMALGRQGQWGPLAQGRILVGGRKPWLAPRFPALFKAP from the coding sequence GTGGAACCAGTGGCGGGACCGGACGTACGGGGTGCGGTGCCCGAGGGGCTCGGTGCGGCGATACGGGATACGGCCGAGGAGATCGCCGCACTGCTGCGGGCGGGCGCCGGCATGGAACGCCGGGTGCCGCAGTCGCAGTGGAGCGTCGGGGAGGCGGCCGCGCATCTGGCACTGGCCAACGAGCTGATGGCGGACATCGCGGCGGGCCGTGCGCGCAGCTACGGGGACGGCACGGCGCAGAGTCTCGCCGCGGCCAACGAGCAGGCGCTCGCCGCGTTCGGTGAGCGCGGGGCCGAGCCGCTGGCCGGGATGATCGTGGAGCAGGCCGGTGCGTGTCTGAAGGCGCTGGAGGAGCGGAGCGCGGAGGGGACGGTGGTCACTCCGCTGGGCCCGATGGGACCGGATGTGCTGGGGTCGTATCTGCTCACGCACATGCTGGGACACGGTTACGATCTCGCCCGTGCGCTGGGGCGTGCGCACATGATCGACCGGGAGCGGGTACGGCTGACGCTGCCGTTCTTGATGACGGTGATGCCACGGGTGACCGACACGGCCCGCACGGCCGGGCTGAGCGCCTGCTATGCGATCCGCCTGTGGGGTGGCGGCCGGTTCGGTGTGCGGGTGGCCGGCGGTGCGGTGTCGGTCGGTGAGCGGCTGCCGGGGCGTACGGACTGCACCATCCTCATCGAGCCGGTCACGTTTCTCCTGATGGCGCTCGGGCGCCAAGGCCAGTGGGGTCCCCTCGCTCAGGGCCGCATCCTGGTCGGGGGGCGCAAGCCCTGGCTCGCTCCGCGTTTCCCGGCTCTGTTCAAGGCGCCCTGA
- a CDS encoding DUF308 domain-containing protein has product MTQTTMTSSTHTTTTTSSGLRSLYLIRVAFSLIWVALVAATSTSLVPADKPTVIAAVLLVTYPLWDVIATLLERRMAGTGSTDRLGTTNMALGLATTAGMTVAVFSTIGTALLVFGIWALLSGAIQLVVAIRRRRTVGAQWPMVISGGLSVLAGASFAAMSASATSSLSSVAGYSAFGALWFLVSVIALSIRSRREKR; this is encoded by the coding sequence ATGACTCAGACCACCATGACTTCGAGCACGCACACGACCACGACGACGTCCTCCGGGCTCCGATCGCTCTATCTGATCCGAGTCGCCTTCTCCCTGATCTGGGTGGCACTCGTCGCCGCGACCTCCACCTCGCTCGTGCCGGCGGACAAACCCACCGTGATCGCGGCCGTGCTGCTCGTCACCTACCCCCTGTGGGACGTCATCGCCACACTCCTCGAGCGCCGCATGGCTGGCACCGGCTCCACGGACCGCCTCGGTACCACCAACATGGCTCTCGGCCTCGCCACCACCGCCGGGATGACCGTTGCCGTCTTCTCCACCATCGGGACGGCCCTGCTCGTGTTCGGCATCTGGGCCCTCCTTTCCGGAGCGATCCAGCTCGTCGTGGCGATCCGGCGCCGACGCACCGTCGGCGCCCAGTGGCCCATGGTCATCAGCGGCGGACTGTCCGTCCTCGCCGGTGCCTCCTTCGCTGCCATGTCCGCCTCGGCGACGAGCAGCCTCTCCTCCGTCGCCGGATACTCAGCCTTCGGTGCCTTGTGGTTCCTTGTCTCCGTCATCGCCCTGAGCATCCGCAGCCGACGCGAAAAGCGTTGA
- a CDS encoding sensor histidine kinase → MVEAQSNQDGPVAPLWVRRPKSLHLIAYSVAALVFTGQIAAVILRGSDWPTALSVLLAGGGVALSWWRPWAGLVVTSAASFAVTAVGHDPLSVWMMAVLVLFSVTLRGKQPLAGTGIVAAFFLGAFMTLGGFRGGAIVGAAALFSAIAGGATGAALRIHREHWRTLEERAESAIATREIEATRRVTEERLRIARDLHDVIGHQVAMLSLHLGAAEIGLPADAESSRQALVSARSSARAVVVETQRILALLRLADDISEDEALRPTPALSGLEGLVASFESIGLDVHPSIDIPAGFVEPSVGVTVYRVVQEALTNAYRHGEGAATVDVGQRDGRICVTVENRVGHSLRGSGSGSGLGLVGMRERVESSSGRLTIDSDDGRFRVHAEFSPLGAVVR, encoded by the coding sequence ATGGTCGAGGCGCAGAGCAATCAGGACGGGCCCGTGGCACCCCTGTGGGTTCGCCGCCCCAAGTCGCTGCACCTCATCGCCTATTCGGTGGCCGCGCTGGTGTTCACCGGCCAGATCGCGGCAGTGATCCTGCGAGGGTCGGATTGGCCGACGGCCCTCTCCGTGCTCCTCGCCGGTGGCGGTGTCGCCCTCTCGTGGTGGAGGCCGTGGGCAGGACTGGTCGTGACGAGCGCGGCGTCCTTCGCCGTCACAGCGGTGGGCCACGACCCCCTGTCGGTGTGGATGATGGCAGTGCTCGTGCTGTTCTCGGTCACCCTCAGGGGAAAGCAGCCGCTGGCCGGAACCGGCATCGTGGCGGCGTTCTTCCTGGGGGCGTTCATGACGCTGGGAGGATTCCGCGGCGGCGCGATCGTGGGAGCCGCCGCACTCTTCTCGGCCATAGCTGGAGGTGCGACAGGGGCCGCGCTGCGCATCCATCGAGAGCACTGGCGCACCCTGGAGGAACGGGCCGAAAGCGCCATCGCCACCCGCGAGATCGAAGCCACCCGACGGGTGACCGAGGAACGGCTCCGCATCGCCCGGGACCTCCACGACGTCATCGGCCACCAGGTCGCGATGCTGAGCCTGCATCTCGGTGCCGCGGAGATCGGGCTGCCTGCAGACGCCGAGTCCTCCCGGCAGGCCCTGGTCTCAGCCAGGTCCAGCGCCCGCGCCGTCGTCGTCGAAACGCAACGGATTCTCGCGCTCCTCCGCCTCGCAGACGACATCTCCGAGGACGAGGCGCTCCGGCCGACCCCGGCGCTCAGCGGCCTGGAAGGCCTTGTCGCCTCTTTCGAGAGCATCGGCCTCGACGTCCATCCCTCCATCGACATCCCCGCCGGTTTCGTGGAGCCCAGCGTCGGCGTGACGGTCTACCGGGTCGTTCAGGAAGCGCTCACGAATGCTTACCGGCATGGAGAGGGGGCGGCAACGGTGGATGTGGGCCAGCGCGACGGCAGGATCTGCGTCACCGTGGAGAACCGCGTCGGTCACTCACTGCGCGGCTCCGGCTCGGGCAGCGGACTCGGGCTCGTGGGGATGCGCGAACGCGTCGAGTCCTCCAGCGGGCGGCTGACGATCGACAGTGACGACGGGCGATTCCGGGTCCATGCGGAGTTCAGCCCCCTGGGAGCCGTCGTCCGATGA
- a CDS encoding response regulator transcription factor, protein MTRILIVDDQDEIRAGIKAMLRLDPSLVVAGDLSDGLQVVPFLRDHPVDLVLMDIRMPGIDGVEATRRIRKEHPPEKMRVIVLTTFDQDDIVLAALRAGANGFLSKTVSPAELVAGITEVVGGGGALSAAATAALIGHMTGSLPPVIDQELLRRFDALTPKERDVVVLVASGLGNDEIAAQMSVSPFTVKTHAVRAMTKVGARDRAQLVSFVFRAGLYS, encoded by the coding sequence ATGACGCGGATTCTGATCGTCGACGACCAGGACGAGATAAGGGCCGGCATCAAAGCGATGCTCCGGCTCGACCCAAGTCTCGTTGTTGCGGGTGATCTCTCCGATGGGCTCCAGGTCGTCCCCTTCCTCCGGGACCACCCCGTCGACCTGGTCCTGATGGACATCCGGATGCCCGGCATCGACGGTGTCGAAGCCACCCGCCGGATCCGCAAAGAGCACCCGCCCGAAAAGATGCGGGTGATCGTGCTGACCACCTTTGACCAGGACGACATCGTTCTCGCCGCCCTTCGCGCGGGCGCCAACGGCTTCCTGAGCAAGACCGTGAGCCCCGCTGAACTCGTCGCCGGAATCACCGAGGTCGTTGGCGGTGGCGGTGCGCTGTCGGCCGCCGCGACGGCCGCGCTCATCGGTCACATGACCGGCAGTCTGCCCCCGGTGATCGACCAGGAACTGCTGCGACGCTTCGACGCTCTGACACCCAAGGAGCGGGACGTGGTCGTTCTCGTCGCGAGCGGTCTCGGCAACGACGAGATCGCGGCCCAGATGTCCGTGTCGCCGTTCACCGTGAAGACGCATGCGGTGCGGGCCATGACGAAGGTCGGCGCACGTGATCGAGCGCAACTCGTCTCGTTCGTCTTCCGGGCCGGCCTCTACTCCTGA
- a CDS encoding glycoside hydrolase family 15 protein, with amino-acid sequence MSAGPRGTGTPGYLPIAEHGLIGDLRSAALVGTNGTIDWYCCPRFDAPSVFASILDAERGGSFELAPDVPTRTKQFYFPDTNVLITRFFADDGVGEIQDFMPVVDDSREADRHRLIRRVVCVRGALPFRARVAPRFEYGTAPHTVHAEAGQAVFASASLRLALTSTVPIEVDGPDVWALFKLHEGEAAVFTIDKIGGDVAPRFCAVAEAEREFNATVCYWRRWLSQSRYRGRWREMVHRSALTLKLLTYAPTGAIVAAPTTSLPEQIGGERNWDYRYVWIRDAAFCVYAMLRLGFTAEAEAFMGFVTEHVQRAPDGPCGPTGPLQIMYGIDGCRDLPERELPHLEGYRGSAPVRVGNAAVDQLQLDIYGALVDSLYLYDKWGKPISSAHWDSISELVDWVCDHWDQPDEGVWETRGGRKTFLYSRLMCWVAIERAMRLARHRGLPADMVRWGAVRDTIYRRIMSHGWSAERHAFTQYEDSDILDASLLMMPLAKFIAPTDPKWLATLDALGEDLVSDSLVYRYDPQASPDGLQGEEGTFSICSFWYVEALTRAGRLDEARLAFEKMLTYANHLGLYAEEIGHTGEQRGNFPQAFTHLALISAAFNLDRMLG; translated from the coding sequence ATATCCGCCGGCCCCCGCGGCACCGGCACCCCCGGCTACCTGCCCATCGCCGAGCACGGCCTGATCGGCGACCTGCGCAGCGCCGCCCTCGTCGGCACGAACGGCACCATCGACTGGTACTGCTGCCCCCGCTTCGACGCACCCAGCGTCTTCGCCTCGATCCTCGACGCCGAACGGGGCGGATCCTTCGAACTCGCCCCCGACGTCCCCACCCGCACCAAACAGTTCTACTTCCCCGACACCAACGTCCTGATCACCCGCTTCTTCGCGGACGACGGAGTCGGCGAGATCCAGGACTTCATGCCCGTCGTCGACGACTCACGCGAGGCCGACCGCCACCGCCTCATCCGCCGCGTGGTGTGCGTCCGCGGAGCACTCCCCTTCCGCGCCCGCGTCGCCCCCCGCTTCGAGTACGGCACCGCACCCCACACCGTGCACGCCGAGGCCGGCCAGGCGGTCTTCGCCTCCGCCTCGCTGCGCCTCGCCCTGACCTCCACCGTGCCCATCGAGGTCGACGGCCCGGACGTCTGGGCCCTGTTCAAACTGCACGAGGGCGAGGCGGCCGTCTTCACCATCGACAAGATCGGCGGCGACGTGGCACCCCGCTTCTGCGCCGTCGCCGAGGCGGAAAGAGAATTCAACGCGACCGTGTGCTACTGGCGCCGCTGGCTGTCCCAGTCCCGCTACCGCGGCCGCTGGCGGGAAATGGTCCACCGCTCCGCCCTCACCCTCAAACTCCTCACCTACGCCCCCACCGGCGCCATCGTCGCCGCGCCGACCACCAGCCTGCCCGAACAGATCGGCGGCGAACGCAACTGGGACTACCGCTACGTGTGGATCCGCGACGCCGCGTTCTGCGTGTACGCGATGCTCAGACTCGGCTTCACCGCCGAGGCCGAAGCCTTCATGGGCTTCGTCACCGAGCATGTCCAGCGCGCCCCCGACGGCCCGTGCGGACCCACCGGCCCCCTGCAGATCATGTACGGCATCGACGGATGCCGTGACCTGCCCGAACGCGAACTGCCCCACCTCGAGGGCTACCGCGGCTCAGCCCCCGTACGCGTCGGCAACGCCGCCGTCGACCAGCTCCAGCTCGACATCTACGGGGCACTCGTCGACTCCCTCTACCTCTACGACAAGTGGGGCAAGCCCATCTCCAGCGCCCACTGGGACAGCATCAGCGAGCTCGTCGACTGGGTGTGCGACCACTGGGACCAGCCCGACGAGGGAGTCTGGGAGACCCGCGGCGGCCGCAAGACGTTCCTCTACTCCCGCCTCATGTGCTGGGTGGCGATCGAACGCGCCATGCGGCTGGCCCGGCACCGCGGCCTGCCCGCCGACATGGTCCGCTGGGGCGCCGTCCGCGACACGATCTACCGGCGGATCATGAGCCACGGCTGGTCCGCCGAACGCCACGCCTTCACCCAGTACGAGGACAGCGACATCCTCGACGCCTCCCTGCTGATGATGCCGCTGGCGAAGTTCATCGCCCCGACCGACCCCAAATGGCTCGCCACCCTCGACGCCCTCGGCGAGGACCTGGTGTCCGACTCCCTGGTCTACCGCTACGACCCCCAGGCCAGCCCCGACGGCCTCCAGGGCGAGGAAGGCACCTTCTCGATCTGCTCCTTCTGGTACGTCGAGGCACTCACCCGCGCCGGCCGCCTGGACGAGGCCCGCCTCGCCTTCGAGAAGATGCTCACCTACGCCAACCACCTCGGCCTCTACGCGGAGGAGATCGGCCACACCGGCGAACAGCGCGGAAACTTCCCCCAGGCCTTCACCCACCTCGCCCTGATCAGCGCCGCCTTCAACCTCGACCGCATGCTCGGCTAG
- a CDS encoding response regulator transcription factor, which produces MSLTLATPHAEAPVPALAPREQETLRHIAAGRTYLQTARHMGLSKHTVDAYLRRIRAKLNINSTAELTRLAISLGL; this is translated from the coding sequence ATGAGCCTCACACTCGCCACGCCGCACGCCGAAGCCCCCGTCCCCGCGCTGGCCCCCCGCGAGCAGGAGACGCTGCGACATATCGCCGCAGGGCGCACCTACCTGCAGACGGCCCGCCACATGGGGCTCTCCAAGCACACCGTCGACGCCTACCTCCGCCGTATCCGGGCCAAGCTCAACATCAACAGCACCGCCGAACTCACCCGGCTGGCCATCTCCCTGGGCCTGTGA
- a CDS encoding SpoIIE family protein phosphatase: MERLPTHPGERPHESDASPGPARTVPPTPPPTATAAVDARGIVTEWSEGARQLLGYLPSEVVGQPAARLLADDAGTADAAALRDAAGRERWSGTVALRHRDGRRLRRELLAHRRTADGPVTEWLVVSAVTGTPEGQAPPGPPEGEAAGSGTYGSEAAGSGRLGEWAFRQSPCVLAVFDADLRLVRANAGMEQVLSLTEDQMRGRRLPEIVPHPVSDETEAKMRRVLEGGGPQHLRAGTGPAGTGADDGWSTSLVPLKDPAGRVRAVCLAAHQRLQEHLARQRMLLLSEASARIGTTADSGRTAQELADIAVPRLADFAAVDLLDAPRHGGEPSPAAPARALATTRTAVRSVLDDVPAASAAGTKTLYPALSPVARCLAQGHGALYDAADPDLLRWARQDPGAARLLGSGTHSVMVVPMRAHGATLGVALFGRHRRAEPFEADDLWLAEELTAKAAVSIHTTRRDSREHTSTMTLQRSLLPQTLPDQGALDIATRYLPAGTRAGVGGDWFDVIPLSGARVALVVGDVVGHGIRASATMGRLRTAVRTLADVDLPPDELLTHLDDLVLHLSADEGGTDGAEESAGGIGTTCLYAVYDPVSRRCALARAGHPPPAAVTPDGAVRFLDVPAGPPLGLGGLPFETFETELPEGSLLALYTDGLLAARDHDIDEALDKMFAALARPAKTLDTVCDRVLTAMLTHRPDDDIALLVARTRALHADRVAAWDLPSDPAVVARARKHATEQLTAWGLDDAAFITELTVSELVTNAIRYGRPPIQLRLIHEDSTLTCEVFDSSSTAPHMRRARTFDEGGRGLLLVGQLARRWGTRHALTGKTVWAEQSLSPG; the protein is encoded by the coding sequence ATGGAGCGACTTCCCACCCATCCTGGTGAGCGGCCACACGAGTCGGACGCCTCCCCCGGTCCGGCCCGCACGGTCCCTCCCACTCCCCCTCCCACGGCCACCGCCGCCGTCGACGCGCGGGGCATCGTGACGGAGTGGAGCGAAGGGGCCCGGCAGTTGCTCGGCTACCTGCCCTCGGAGGTCGTGGGACAGCCCGCCGCCCGTCTGCTCGCCGACGACGCCGGCACGGCCGACGCGGCGGCGCTGCGGGACGCGGCCGGACGGGAGCGGTGGAGCGGCACCGTGGCACTGCGGCACCGCGACGGCCGCCGGCTGCGGCGGGAACTGCTGGCGCACCGCCGTACGGCGGACGGCCCCGTCACCGAGTGGCTCGTGGTGTCCGCCGTCACCGGCACACCCGAGGGACAAGCGCCCCCCGGCCCGCCCGAAGGAGAAGCAGCCGGGAGCGGGACGTACGGGAGCGAGGCGGCCGGGAGCGGTCGGCTGGGGGAATGGGCGTTTCGCCAGTCGCCCTGCGTCCTGGCCGTCTTCGACGCGGACCTGCGGCTGGTGCGGGCCAACGCCGGTATGGAGCAGGTGCTGTCCCTCACCGAGGACCAGATGCGCGGGCGGCGTCTGCCGGAGATCGTGCCGCATCCGGTGAGCGACGAGACCGAGGCGAAGATGCGCCGGGTGCTGGAGGGCGGCGGCCCGCAGCATCTGCGGGCGGGCACCGGCCCCGCGGGCACCGGGGCGGACGACGGCTGGTCGACCTCCCTCGTCCCGCTGAAGGACCCCGCCGGGCGCGTGCGCGCGGTGTGCCTGGCGGCGCACCAGCGGCTCCAGGAGCATCTCGCCCGGCAGCGGATGCTCCTGCTGAGCGAGGCCTCGGCCCGCATCGGCACCACCGCAGACAGCGGGCGCACCGCGCAGGAACTGGCCGACATCGCCGTCCCGCGGCTCGCGGACTTCGCCGCCGTCGATCTGCTGGACGCCCCCCGGCACGGCGGCGAGCCCTCCCCCGCCGCCCCGGCCAGGGCCCTCGCCACGACCCGTACCGCGGTGCGCTCGGTCCTCGACGACGTGCCCGCCGCCTCCGCGGCGGGCACAAAGACCCTCTACCCGGCCCTGTCACCGGTGGCCCGGTGCCTGGCCCAGGGCCACGGCGCCCTGTACGACGCGGCCGACCCCGACCTCCTGCGGTGGGCGCGGCAGGACCCGGGGGCCGCCCGGCTCCTGGGCAGCGGAACGCACTCGGTGATGGTGGTGCCAATGCGGGCCCACGGCGCCACGCTCGGCGTGGCCCTCTTCGGCCGGCACCGGCGCGCGGAGCCCTTCGAGGCGGACGACCTGTGGCTGGCCGAGGAACTCACCGCCAAGGCGGCCGTCAGTATCCACACCACCCGCCGCGACAGCCGCGAGCACACCAGCACCATGACCCTGCAGCGCAGCCTGCTCCCGCAGACGCTGCCCGACCAGGGAGCCCTGGACATCGCCACCCGCTATCTGCCCGCCGGCACCCGGGCCGGCGTGGGCGGCGACTGGTTCGACGTCATCCCGCTGTCCGGTGCGCGGGTGGCGCTCGTCGTGGGCGACGTGGTCGGCCACGGCATCCGCGCCTCCGCCACCATGGGCCGGCTGCGCACCGCGGTGCGCACCCTGGCGGATGTCGACCTGCCGCCCGACGAACTGCTCACCCACCTCGACGACCTCGTCCTGCACCTGTCCGCCGACGAGGGCGGCACGGACGGCGCCGAAGAGAGTGCCGGGGGCATCGGCACCACCTGTCTGTACGCGGTCTACGACCCGGTCTCGCGCCGCTGCGCCCTCGCCCGGGCCGGCCACCCGCCGCCCGCCGCGGTCACCCCGGACGGCGCCGTCCGCTTCCTCGACGTCCCGGCCGGCCCGCCGCTGGGCCTGGGCGGCCTGCCGTTCGAGACCTTCGAGACCGAACTGCCCGAGGGCAGCCTCCTGGCCCTCTACACCGACGGTCTGCTCGCCGCCCGCGACCACGACATCGACGAGGCGCTGGACAAGATGTTCGCCGCCCTCGCCCGCCCCGCGAAGACCCTCGACACGGTCTGCGACAGAGTCCTCACCGCCATGCTGACCCACCGTCCCGACGACGACATCGCCCTGCTCGTCGCCCGCACCCGGGCCCTGCACGCCGACCGGGTCGCCGCCTGGGACCTGCCCTCCGACCCGGCCGTCGTCGCCCGGGCCCGCAAGCACGCCACCGAGCAGCTGACCGCCTGGGGGCTGGACGACGCCGCCTTCATCACCGAACTGACGGTCAGTGAACTGGTCACCAACGCCATCCGCTACGGCCGGCCGCCCATCCAGCTGCGGCTGATCCACGAGGACTCCACGCTGACCTGCGAGGTCTTCGACTCCAGCAGCACCGCCCCGCACATGCGGCGCGCCCGGACCTTCGACGAGGGCGGGCGGGGCCTGCTGCTGGTCGGCCAGCTCGCCCGGCGCTGGGGCACCCGGCACGCCCTCACCGGCAAGACCGTCTGGGCCGAGCAGTCCCTCTCCCCCGGCTGA